In a single window of the Coffea eugenioides isolate CCC68of chromosome 3, Ceug_1.0, whole genome shotgun sequence genome:
- the LOC113766192 gene encoding vinorine synthase-like, translated as MEVEIISQEIIKPSLPTPDHLKIFKRSFIDQITGGYLVRFISFYRRKESKLKINEVTNQLKTSLSQTLTRYYPLAGIYKDDSTIECNDKGALFVTAHVHCNMNELINQPKFQQFHKLGTSSRFHGDGSFQVSVQFNTFSSGGVAIFMCFYHMIMDITTISVFLKCWAAMASGSQDHKSAFYYPEYKSAVLFPVKDSVPFGFSVIIKSLSLNEGRSTRKRFVFSSAAISDLKVKGFSDPVPDPTSVEVVSSFIWKHAMAAAKAVQGVQEPSVLVHAADMRRRMVPPLPEYSAGNIISMIIAEYDGIDECEVKFGRLVELLRVAKEENKNEFVPKIQSSKGYDVMMKSLEEWGKKCSRKGLNTYQFTCWCKMGLNQVDFGWGKPVWTSLVGGTEVESMYKNFVVLLDGSDGGIEAWLILEQQETAILESDQDFLAYASLNPGIIS; from the coding sequence ATGGAAGTAGAGATCATTTCCCAAGAAATAATCAAACCGTCACTCCCAACACCTGATCACTTAAAAATCTTCAAAAGATCCTTCATCGATCAAATCACTGGTGGATATCTTGTGAGGTTTATTTCCTTCTATCGGAGAAAAGAGTCAAAGTTGAAGATCAATGAAGTCACAAATCAACTGAAAACTTCTCTTTCCCAAACTTTAACTCGTTATTATCCCCTCGCAGGCATCTACAAGGATGATTCAACAATTGAATGCAATGATAAAGGAGCTCTATTTGTCACAGCCCATGTTCACTGCAACATGAATGAGCTAATAAATCAACCAAAGTTTCAGCAATTCCACAAACTTGGGACCTCTTCAAGATTTCATGGAGATGGATCTTTTCAAGTCTCTGTCCAATTCAATACATTTTCATCTGGTGGGGTGGCAATTTTCATGTGTTTCTATCACATGATCATGGATATCACAACAATTAGTGTTTTCCTGAAATGTTGGGCTGCAATggcaagtggctctcaggatcATAAATCTGCATTTTATTATCCTGAGTACAAATCAGCCGTTCTTTTCCCTGTGAAAGACTCTGTTCCATTTGGTTTTTCAGTGATTATCAAGAGTTTGTCCCTGAATGAAGGAAGAAGTACACGAAAAAGATTCGTGTTTAGTTCAGCAGCTATATCTGATCTGAAAGTGAAAGGTTTCAGCGATCCTGTTCCAGATCCTACAAGTGTTGAAGTTGTGTCTTCTTTCATCTGGAAGCATGCCATGGCTGCTGCAAAAGCCGTTCAGGGGGTTCAAGAGCCATCTGTGCTAGTTCATGCTGCAGATATGCGACGAAGAATGGTGCCACCTCTGCCAGAATATTCGGCTGGGAATATCATCTCCATGATTATTGCAGAGTATGATGGAATAGATGAATGTGAGGTAAAATTTGGTAGATTGGTGGAACTTCTGAGAGTGGCTAAGGAAGAAAACAAGAATGAATTTGTGCCGAAAATCCAGAGTTCTAAAGGGTATGATGTTATGATGAAGTCCTTGGAAGAGTGGGGCAAAAAATGCAGTAGAAAAGGTCTGAATACTTACCAGTTCACCTGTTGGTGCAAAATGGGATTAAACCAAGTGGATTTTGGATGGGGAAAACCGGTTTGGACTAGTCTGGTTGGGGGTACAGAGGTGGAATCCATGTATAAAAATTTTGTGGTTCTTCTTGATGGATCAGATGGTGGCATTGAAGCATGGTTAATTTTGGAGCAACAGGAGACGGCTATTCTGGAAAGTGATCAGGACTTCCTTGCTTATGCTTCTCTGAATCCTGGGATTATAAGCTGA